A single Scleropages formosus chromosome 4, fSclFor1.1, whole genome shotgun sequence DNA region contains:
- the lrrc1 gene encoding leucine-rich repeat-containing protein 1 isoform X2, with product MQLVDLDISRNDIMEIPETISYCKALQVADFSGNPLTRLPESFPELRNLTCLSLNDISLQALPDNIGNLSNLVSLELRENLLTYLPESLSQLHRLEELDLGNNELYSLPETIGCLVNLKDLWLDGNQLTEIPVEMGSMKNLLCLDISENKLERLPEEIGSMASLTDLLVSQNLIDALPESIGKLQHLSILKADQNRLAQLPESIGNCESLTELVLTENQLVSLPRSIGKLKKLSNFNCDRNRLSTLPKEIGGCSSLNVLCVRENRLTRIPKEISQATELHVLDVSGNRLAFLPMSLTTLRLKALWLSENQSRSLLTFQTDVDPESGEKVLTCVLLPQQPSEPEGKGSENLARCGALESLVNDMVDDRWDDQAAHRISAIRFLEEDDDEDDEKGILLRRATPHPGELKTMKKAAENLRNDMNAAKALDSNKNEVNNALDRVTTSV from the exons GTTGCCTGAAAGTTTCCCAGAATTACGGAACCTAACGTGTCTCTCCTTAAACGACATTTCCTTGCAAGCCCTTCCCGACAACATTGGAAA CCTTTCTAACCTGGTATCACTGGAACTCCGTGAGAATTTGCTGACATATTTACCAGA GTCTCTCTCGCAACTTCATCGGCTGGAAGAACTTGATCTAGGAAACAATGAGCTTTACAGTTTG CCAGAGACGATAGGCTGTCTCGTGAACCTAAAGGACCTGTGGCTGGACGGAAACCAGTTAACTGAGATACCTGTG GAGATGGGCAGCATGAAGAACTTGCTGTGTTTGGACATATCTGAGAACAAGCTGGAGCGCCTCCCGGAGGAGATCGGCAGCATGGCCTCGCTCACCGACCTACTCGTGTCCCAGAACCTCATCGATGCGCTGCCGGAGAGCATCG GTAAGCTGCAGCACCTGTCCATTCTCAAAGCGGATCAGAACAGACTGGCGCAGTTGCCGGAAAGCATCGGCAACTGCGAGAGCTTGACGGAGTTGGTGCTGACGGAGAACCAGCTGGTG AGCTTGCCAAGAAGTATTGGAAAGCTTAAGAAACTCTCGAATTTCAACTGTGACAGGAATAGACTATCAACTTTGCCAAAAGAG ATTGGTGGCTGCAGCAGCCTGAACGTCCTCTGTGTTCGTGAGAACCGGCTCACGCGGATCCCCAAAGAAATTTCGCAGGCCACAGAGCTGCACGTTCTTGACGTCTCTGGAAACAG GTTGGCGTTTCTGCCTATGTCGCTGACTACCCTGCGGCTCAAGGCCCTCTGGCTGTCGGAGAACCAATCCAGGTCCCTGCTGACGTTCCAGACGGATGTGGATCCGGAGTCGGGCGAGAAGGTGCTCACGTGTGTGCTTCTGCCCCAGCAGCCCAGCGAGCCGGAGGGCAAAG GATCGGAAAACCTTGCTCGCTGCGGGGCCCTCGAGAGCCTTGTGAACGACATGGTGGACGACAGGTGGGACGACCAGGCCGCTCACAGGATCAGCGCTATCCGATTCCtggaggaggacgacgacgagGACGATGAGAAG GGAATACTCCTGCGTCGGGCAACCCCCCACCCCGGCGAGCTGAAGACCATGAAAAAGGCTGCAGAAAACCTACGCAACGACATGAACGCGGCCAAAGCCCTGGATTCCAACAAAAACGAGGTCAATAACGCTCTCGACAGAGTGACCACGTCTGTGTGA